TGGAAAAGATACATGAAGAACTTGGACAGATCCACCAAAGCAGATTCTCTAACAGATTCTTGCAACGAATTTTTCATCGGAAAATAGACCAGGTAGTGCTCCATCTTCATTAGTTGTCATTGCTTTTCAAGTTTTTTAACAATCCAATATTTTGTAAACCTCATAAATGCAATCTAAGAGAGTGAAATGGCTGACATAATCCTCAAAGATCATGTTTTGGCGGATTTTATCCTTGCTTTTCTTGTGTTTTCAACTCATCCAAAATTGTTACAGATCATAGTTGACAATTCCTGAATGAAATTTAACATGGAATTGGATTCTTTTCTTTGGTGCATTGCAGGATCCTATCTTATCATCctctaaaaaaattgatattgatACAACATTTACTTTGTGAGCACTTATGTTGGAAGACAATTCTCTCATTTGTTAATTGGTTGGTAAGGTCAGGACAAGATATTAATGGCTATTCATCATAGCTGTCTCATGACAGAAGATGTCATTCATGGTGAAATATGATTCTACTGATACAATAAAATCTGTACTGACTGTGTTACAGAGATGGAATTGTTCGCATCTagaacagaaaaagaagaagataaaaccTAGGACTCTTTAGATTTGTTTCACTCTGTCAATTTATACCAGTGACTTCCAATAACAGAGCTTTGCTtctaaaagtttttattattatttcttttaagattAGATTtgatcattattatttttgcattctaaatgatgtgattatttttttatcaatactGATAATCTCAGCTGATATTAATTAGATGTTGTTGTCATTATCCATAAAGTTTTTCTATCAACGTCAATCACAACTTCTTTTACGTTAATATCAATATATGTTCCTTTCAATTGATGtcatttgaaattattatcaatcacattaataaaaatgtagaTTAATGTTATTTCTCGACCaaacttaataattataatagttttcTCTATCAACATTAACATGGTCATTTTTCAAtgataattaagaaattttattgtTGCCAATAAGATTATTTCtcaattaatatatgttaaggTTGTTTAATTGACCCTAAAACAAATTATTCTctaattaacattattaaaaatgcCAAAATCATTTCGTAATTGATATTTCTCGTCATTTTTTTCAACCAATACAGTGGATCCATTTTTCATTGAATgttaaattaaagtttgtagtgataatttttaatcaatatctAGAGCACCAGAATAATAAATCTTATATTTAGCGATAActgaaatattttatcaaaagaaattaaaatttaataaattataattattttatgaaagtataaatatttttatcaataatttaatatatatatatatatatatatatatatatatatatatatatatataattttattttcttatcaataaGGAGAGTATATGTGCTATgcaaaaaatattgattatataatCAAATGTAGCTTAAAAGattagaaaataaatgtgaaaatgttataaaattcaattagaaaacttaatataatataaaatagagtTAAATATTGTTGTACTATTTGGATGTGAAATTAGAATTCATCcttttccaaaattttgatagattatttcttccaaattttaaaaaatgaataaatatagattttattCAAACAATGTTAAATGTATTTCATGCACTAAACTATGTTCCACAGTGACTTTTGAACTGAAAATCATTtgtgtaaacaactcaaatgtattttaacacgtgaaaaaaaaaattaactcacTTGgactaaaaaattatacaaattcttatttattttcaaagtttgaaGGTACTAAAATTTAGGatgaattctaattttatataaaaatttaaggactaaaaataatttagtcccgtaaaataattgtaaaacaaaacaaatataatttattaaagaattttaaataaaaattcattatttattaaatactaaagaaataatatttataaactgaacattaatataaaataatataagagtaGATGCAATTATCAACACTTGAGAATCTGATTCTTGATAATGCAGtgagaataaaattatagtttaaaattatagtttatttatattgttattatttgagCCTACAAATATATGTTAGACGTACATTAGTTATACAAGTCTAGCAATACACAATAAACAAATAAAGCAAGAAAACATTATGagtctaacaatatatatattagacaagttttgtatatatattgattagacGGGTATAACAGAATCATTATACGAGTCTAGAATTCACAACAAAAGACtatctatatattaattaaatgagtataacaaaaaaaattagatgaagTATTTAATTCATTGATTAGACGACTCTAAGCATACACCGATTTgacaaatataacaatattaatttgTCCATACAATTACTAAACAAGTATagcaaaaatatattagatgAGTTATTTCACACATTGATTAGACAAGTCTAGGAATACTTATTAAACGAGTTTGTTCATACACTAATTAAAAAAGTCTAGTAACAAACACTAGACAAGTTTGTCCATAAACAGACAAGTCTGACAATATACATTATATAAGTCAATTTGTCCATACGCAAATTATATGAGTCTATTAATCTATAttagataaatttgtttttcagtGGTTAAATAAGTCTTATAATACATTTAAATGAGtcaaataatgtatttatatattaatgagaTGAATgtaacaatacacattagatgaaTGTGTTTCTACACTCATGAGACTGAGTCTACCAACACATATTGAATGAGTTTGtcaatacattaattaaatgagTCTAGCAATTCACATTATAAGTATGTTTATACATTAATTCATATATAGTTTGACAATATACATAGCATAAGTCAATTTGTCCATACACAAATTATATGAGTCTATTAATAcatctattaatatatattagacgAGTTTGTTTATTCATTGGTTAAACAAGtcttacaatacaattaaatgagtcaaatattgtatttatatattaattagacgAATCTAACAATGCACATTAGATGAATGTAATTAATTAGACAGTCTACCAACACatattaaataagtttgtcaatacattaatttagaggaaaaagtctctttaacaactcttttttgacaactttttgacaacgcatacgtggcagtttgtgattgatccatttcaaatatttttttagaataaattcaaacagacaaataaaatgatgacacgtgtcctgttgttaaaaagttgttaaaatatcattgtccttttttatcctttatatttttacacaatctaatatttatattttcataaacatattGACTTTCTAAacctataaattaattttaagtatgattctattgaaaatttaattataaaattaaaaatatatattactctttttctcttcgatctttaattctttttttaataaacacataaacaaacATAATGAGTATGTACAGATTTAAAACTagttatgtataaaataatatgaagaaTGGATGCTGCGAACACTTGAGAGAATCTTATTCTTGATAATGAAGTGAGAATAAGATAATGGATAAAACCATATGCGAGAGACAAAACTTCTACTGTATCTACATCAGGTGCAAACTACTGTAGCTCATTAAAATCACTACTCTATCTACAGAACATGTTCAGATTCGAACGAACAACATGGAGAGCATCCATTGGATCACCACTGTTACATCCTTTTTCAAAGATCCTGAAGAAGAAGTGAGCGTAGGAGCtgaattcattttcattctctgAAACAATCGTAAAGatcctatattttattttaatcattagtGGGTTATTGATAAATAGATTCGCCGTCCCATATCAGAAAAAGGCAAATAGAATGTGATTCCCAACACACTCATTGTCACCTCCCAAAACTATGCACCATATCtcacatcaaaatcattcattcaatttctaaattattataaagttgATGTTGGTTGAGAAGTGAATCCAGGGTTCGAAGGTTCAATTCAACAAACAGATGGCGAGCCTAAGAGTACGATGCATGCAGTGTGGAAGGCCGATTGTAGTGCCAATGGAAGCTGCCTATAGCATTTCCATTATGTGTTATGCATGCCAAGGCCAAGCTCAAGCTCAAGCTCAAGCTCGAAATTCGCTTCCACAAAATTACtatttccccaacaacaatatcAATAACGCACCTAGTTACCTTCCTCGTCCTGGCTATGCACGTAGGCCATATAACCAATTCTATTATCCTCAGCCTTTGCAACTGGTGGCTCCACCACCATCGCCTCCATTGACCCCTCCTTCTTCCTTTGGCAACAAGAGGGCTGTGTTAGTTGGCATCAGCTATGGCAATCAGAGTAACCGTCTCAAAGGTTCTGTGAATGACGCTCAGAGCATGAAATACTTTCTCGTTAACAACTTGGATTTCCCTACTGATTCCATTCGCATCCTCACAGGTACTTTTAACTACATGCAATAGAGTTAAAAACGAAAGTTGtgatttttaatgattattgttttattaatatgtttataagAGTGAGAAACCACGTTGTGCAGATGACCCAGAGGAGAAAAACCCTCTGAGAATTCCAACAAAATATAACATGAGAATGGCAATGAGGTGGTTGGTCGAAGGTTGCAGATCAGGGGACTCGTTGTTGTTTCACTTCTCTGGGCACGGATCCAGGGAAGTAGACATCGACAGGGATGAGGTTGATGGATATGATGAAGCAATATGCCCCGTTGATTACGAGCATGAGGGAAAGATAGTTGACGATGAAATCAACGCCACAATCGTCAGGCCTCTCCCTCGCGGTGCCAAACTTCATGCCCTTGTTGATACCTGCTTTAGTGGCACGGTTCTTGATTTACCATTTATGTGCAGAATGAACAGGTTAATTACTTAACATGTTCACTCTCGATAGAGAACTACGTGTTCTTCACCCTCGTTTAACAAAGAATGCTTTATATGTTGTCCTGAATCATTTCTTTTTGTGGAGTACAAACAGAAAAGGTTATTATGGATGGGAGGATCACAGAAACCCCAGAGCTTACAAAGGCACGAGAGGAGGGTTAGCAGTTTGCATTTCAGCTTGTGATGATGATGGAAATGCAGCAGATACATCGGTTAGTTATGCATCTTTTTCCCTTTCCAAATTAGAATAGAAGTATTCATAGAACATactttgtgtttgttttgttagGCCTTTAGCGGTGAGGAAAGTGCTGGTGCTTTGACTTTCAGTTTCATCCAAGCCATGCAAGATGAACCTAATTTGACTTATGGCAACTTGCTTAATTCCATTCGCTCTACAATCCGTGGGGCTAAAGAAAAAACGTTTGGCCAAAACGATCGTCAGCTTGGCATGAACAGTCGCATGCAGTATGCTCATGTATTACATCAATCGCTCTATATGGTTCATTCATTCCCTTTATATAGATAAAACACTGTAGCTGATGccaagtttattttaattgggTTTTGTTTGCAGGAGCCTCAATTGACGTCTTCTGAGAAGTTTGATATTTATTCAAAGTCAATTGTTATTTGACACAACTGGTATTGCacttaaaaaagataaaaaaattgtgaagaactttcccttttctttagtATATTAAGATGTGACACAATGTTAGTCTTGTAGAAGGAAAGAATAACGCAATAAAGGAAGGCTGATTGCCAAGAGGTTTGGCTTTATAAACAGGGGAAGCACACTGCTAGTACTGTCATTCATACtcataaaaataggaaaaaaaatgttacttcTTTCTCTGGCTTATAATGGAAACGTTTCATGTGGTTATTGTTAGTTGTGGCTATTGTGCTGCAGCATTTTGATGAGAAATGCTGATAATAGACCATAAAACCAATGGCAATGCAATTCAGAGAGAGGGAAATAAAGTAATGTATATCTTGAGATATATTCTCAATTGTACATGTATTTtctgaaaaacaaaaagtaaataaggGAGAACCTTGTGCCCGACCAACGGTgacaaaaaaatggaagaaactAGTATGCTAAgcctttttcttattaaatcaacaaattagaaataaatgaTCCCCCTTTCCCTCTCccaaaaaaaacgaaaaaaaagagagtaatcCTGCCGGAATGTATGGAAAATTTAGATCTGTAGGAAGCAGAAATCTCAGGCAAGAAAGTTTGAGCTAGCTGCTAATtgatataaagttaaaaatggaTATTCTCCCCAGAAGAAAGCGGTGATGTGGGACAGGACTTTGTAGTACCTGTATCAATAAGGAATGCTTTTAAGTGCTTGCCAAACTCTTTTGGCTTTTCTAGGTTCACTGCATGCCCTGCGTTCTTGATGATTACCATTTGAGCATTTTCCCCTATATGCCTGCTCCAAACACAAATCCACACTTAACAGTCTACCATCATGTTTAAATGCAACTCATGAGCTTCCACTGAATTCAAATCTCACCTTTTTAATCTGTGGGCTAACTCCAGAGGGAATACCTGATCTTGCTCTCCCCATAAAATTAGAGTAGGCTGCTCCAATGTAAACCCACAAAATgctgaatattaaaataactagaCATTCTAAAGAAGGTGAAGCAAATAATCTAGCTgcttggaattttttttttctgagataACTACAGATCAGTGCATCACAAATAGAGGatgacaaatattaaaaaaacaagtgaGGTTTCTTTTGATAGCTCCTGTAACAGGTCGATACGCATTGCTTGCATGGATTCTCGTAGTGAAAAGTATATAGATGATAGAAAACAACATTAACAAGCTCAGGATTGATCAgcaaaaaaagtttataaagaaACACACAGTCTATGATAAAATCTAAAAGTATCAACAAAAATTACTACCTACTAAAAAAAGTTCAGAAAACTAAAGGCATaagaatttaaagaaagaatgaaTACCAGTTGGATCTTAGGAAGATCGGAAAGTTTCCGGCCTTTCAGTATCGCCTCAAGcaattctctcttttcttcaatgTAGTCTGTACACATCACCTGCAAAAGTAATAAACACAGAATTGGTTTAACGTCCTAAATCATTTGATCTTTATACCAGCATGCATGATCCTTGATTAAAACTGCTTGACATGACAAATGAACAAATTTTGTAAATTCAGACACAGGACAAAAGGGTTACCACAAAACAATCAAACTCCAAAGCTGAgatcatttttcaataaaattttgacAGTGAGCTACAAATCGAAAAAGATTCTACACAAACCATCCAGAGTTGAATGGTAATGCAGGATTCACGTTTTCACGGGGTACCCTTTGGAGAATGAAactaatacataaaattttggaaggaaaatttgaaagaaagagaTGCATACTTGAATGAAATCTTGAAGGAACCAAGTAGGGACTCCCCTGGCGGGTCTAACAAAGGAGAGCTTCATCAACTCCCTGAGCTTATCTGGTGTCTGTGGCAACAAGATGCTTGAAGCTTCCTCCAAAGTGGAAACCCTAAACAAGCCATTCTGCATATCAACCTCCTCCAAGCACACCCCAGCACAGCACAGCACAAGCTTCTCCACAACCTCAGGGAACTGAACACCCACGCTGTACCCTACAAACCCACCGTAGCTGATCCCCACCAGGCTCATTCGCTGCACCCCATGAGCCTCCATCATCTTCACCAAGCACTCCGCCTGGAACGACTCGCTCCTTTCATTCCGCGACGTGAAGGACTCCCCGAAGAACACTAGGTCCGGCACGTAGACATTGAAGTGGCCCATGAAGTTCCGCACGTGTTCCCCGTATTGCCACATGGCGTTGGCGCCGAAGCCGTGCACCAGAACGAGGCTGGGTTTGCATGGCTTCTGCAGCTTGGGCACCCAGCAGTGCATGGTGGTCCCCTCGCCGAGCTCCGTCGCCACGGAGCGGAGCCCCGCGGAGGCGAAGAGGTGGCGGTAGACCCAGTCCCGCGAGGCGGTAAAGCTGAAGCATTTGGATAGTTTTGGCAACATGGAAAGCGTTGGTTGAAGGTTTGATGAATTCGATGAAGGGAATGAGACGATGAGGAAGGAGAGGGAGACGATGAAAGTTATGAGAGGAAAGAGAACgaaaaggaaatgaaatgaaaatggtCACAGACATTAACGTAAGGATATGATTAgatgtttgttatttttgaaataaaaaatttactgaGAATACGAGGTCAGGGCATATCCAAACACGACATCAACTCGAACTCCAATGCAACAAACGCGGACTGCCATTTCACGAGACACATGCAATTctactattttcttctttctcctttttttctccattcttttttttacaacaatgtCACACTTCACAACACTGTGGTTAGGCCACAAAAGCCCTTCCTTAACAgctcttaaaattaattactcattaataacattttaagaaAACACTAATTGTGTGTTTATGCATAATAAGAGTTTTTACTAATTACAAAATCAACTATTAAACTTACAATTAATGTGTTTAATTCCATAATAAGTTACCAATTATGTCTTTTACTAATTACAAAACCAACTATCTGTTAccttctttccattattttctaCCTTACTGTTTTATTCTTCTCAGTtattcaaaatctaatttttagATATGAAGTAATCATTTTAAAGCCTGAaagttagtatttttatttatatattaaatcatttaacaaatgattttataattgaaaagttgaaagatgaatatattgtaatataaaaaaatactaaaattttattttactaataaatgtttcaaaagtttaatttttatttatatttattttactgtcatgattattttgttttttatctttttttttttaatttatacttattttgttgttatatgTACATCAaatctattttacttttttattcatatatttttaaactaatttaactatactatttttataacttataattaattaattactcatttaataattttctaaaaaataattaagtatacattttttttatactatttttttcatcCTTAAATTTACCTctttatgatttataattatttgatcattaataaaattaaatgtagaaacattttattttaatcttaaaataatattttcaaaaatagtgtgtgtgtatatatatatatatatatatatatatatattaatataaattatttatatcatataaataattgcacttctaaaaaattatcttattacTTTGtctatttaatttgtttttaaaccgatttaatgtaaaaaaaataatatattctaattctattatttaatatttaataaaatattattttaattaactattactttcttaaatttaaaattttcatatcaattttgtataaaattgaaattattttgttaaatttaaatttccatatcaattttcaaaatattaattttgtataaaattgaaattattgatatgcattcttaaaaattatattagattttaaataaataaacaaatacctCTTTTAGTGTATGCTTAggcatattttaattatcattacaaaatttctaacgtattttcaataaattaatatacataaaaaaatataattattatttaaactcagttttaaaattgaaaatgagttaaacttaaaattcgtataatttcatataatctaaaatttatataatttggatGGATTTAGCATTTGGATCAATATAACATCGTATACAGATTGACTCTCAAAATATGTCTCAaacaaaaagttttattttccGCACAATCAGAAATGCAAAACGTTTTAATCACATCTAAAATTTACAGAAGCCTGTTAGGGAAAACTATTAGGCAGAACTTATTTGCCTTTTAAACAGTTGCACAAACAAAGAGTGGGGAGGAAGAAAAGGAGGTGAGACGGCGTATACTTCTTGGCTCCAAATTTCTATGccttttttctataatatttttttacaacaaaattCCCAGATGAGATCAAAAATGGAGCATCCCACCAACACAGACTGGTCTTCCCTGTGTTGCTCGTATAAAGTGCAAGAAAGGAACCAAATCGGCAGCCATTACATTCTTCAGACGTATGGAGGTCGGTGTCGAAAGAACAGCCCGTATCAACTCCAGGATTTTCTGAGTCTTTTCTCTGCCAGACTAGCAGTCTTGTTCTGTGGTTCAAGAACGAGAGCATGCTGGAAATCTGGATAAAACGTGAGAAAATGAAAGAGGAAAGGGAACAGCATTAAAATAAGAGGTAGGTGATCCAAAGAAAACTATCACATAGATCCAGTTATCCTGATAATAGTCTATGGTAATGGTCAGACAGTGAGGCCAACAATCGGCTGTCTAAGTGCAGCAAAATTCTCTATTACAGGACACAACGAATAGCTCATCCTACAACAGTG
Above is a genomic segment from Vigna radiata var. radiata cultivar VC1973A chromosome 10, Vradiata_ver6, whole genome shotgun sequence containing:
- the LOC106776285 gene encoding metacaspase-3; its protein translation is MASLRVRCMQCGRPIVVPMEAAYSISIMCYACQGQAQAQAQARNSLPQNYYFPNNNINNAPSYLPRPGYARRPYNQFYYPQPLQLVAPPPSPPLTPPSSFGNKRAVLVGISYGNQSNRLKGSVNDAQSMKYFLVNNLDFPTDSIRILTDDPEEKNPLRIPTKYNMRMAMRWLVEGCRSGDSLLFHFSGHGSREVDIDRDEVDGYDEAICPVDYEHEGKIVDDEINATIVRPLPRGAKLHALVDTCFSGTVLDLPFMCRMNRKGYYGWEDHRNPRAYKGTRGGLAVCISACDDDGNAADTSAFSGEESAGALTFSFIQAMQDEPNLTYGNLLNSIRSTIRGAKEKTFGQNDRQLGMNSRMQYAHEPQLTSSEKFDIYSKSIVI
- the LOC106776286 gene encoding monoacylglycerol lipase ABHD6, producing the protein MLPKLSKCFSFTASRDWVYRHLFASAGLRSVATELGEGTTMHCWVPKLQKPCKPSLVLVHGFGANAMWQYGEHVRNFMGHFNVYVPDLVFFGESFTSRNERSESFQAECLVKMMEAHGVQRMSLVGISYGGFVGYSVGVQFPEVVEKLVLCCAGVCLEEVDMQNGLFRVSTLEEASSILLPQTPDKLRELMKLSFVRPARGVPTWFLQDFIQVMCTDYIEEKRELLEAILKGRKLSDLPKIQLPTLILWGEQDQVFPLELAHRLKRHIGENAQMVIIKNAGHAVNLEKPKEFGKHLKAFLIDTGTTKSCPTSPLSSGENIHF